Proteins co-encoded in one Ziziphus jujuba cultivar Dongzao chromosome 9, ASM3175591v1 genomic window:
- the LOC107426491 gene encoding S-protein homolog 1 — translation MRALNLYVLLFLGWALAMMNNSSEAAKDGPFEAARREVHIVNGLSPGRMLFAHCKSKDDDLGEHNLAVGQEFSWSFKFNFFGTTLYWCDTHTDHQHAAFNVYWHKQWLEDRCDERSCIWTAKDDGFYLKNIPENRDELIHKWEEGL, via the coding sequence atgagAGCTTTGAACCTATATGTTTTGTTATTCCTAGGGTGGGCTCTAGCCATGATGAATAACTCATCTGAAGCTGCCAAAGATGGTCCATTTGAAGCTGCTAGACGGGAAGTGCACATCGTGAATGGATTGAGTCCCGGTCGGATGTTGTTTGCACATTGCAAGTCCAAAGATGATGATTTAGGAGAGCATAATCTTGCGGTTGGGCAAGAATTTAGTTGGAGTTTTAAGTTTAACTTCTTTGGAACCACTCTTTACTGGTGCGACACTCACACAGACCATCAACACGCTGCATTCAACGTGTATTGGCATAAACAATGGTTAGAAGACAGATGCGACGAAAGAAGTTGTATTTGGACCGCCAAAGATGATGGATTTTACCTCAAAAATATTCCTGAAAACCGTGATGAATTAATTCACAAATGGGAAGAGGGATTGTAA